In Anaerolineales bacterium, one DNA window encodes the following:
- a CDS encoding AAA family ATPase, with product MRLEKIEYSQFDGQPKEWKVDECSFGLTNLIIGKNATGKTRLLNIIRGLASNIAEGGKLRFGEGNYRAEFSIAGKSYVYFLKYHQRVVESEKLIIDKELYLTRDAKGEGKLKAEKVGDDIDFKIDSDQIAVATKRDSIQHSYLDDLHTWAKSVARYDFGGGLGKDQILLRLGGEARSDNDIRIDIRKTDQVVRIFIQALEELKDSFSQSILEDMKYLGYEIEAVGVDALEGISIDSPLPISVSAPPIGLYLKESDLPIATGQHEMSDGMFSALSVLAQVSYALATNQVTCLLVDDIGQGLDYERSSALVKRVVDKAERASTQLIMTTNDRFIMNAIPLEKWIVLVRTGGLVQNLNYRNSKELFDEFDDTGLNNFDFFSSGYYRKKTKK from the coding sequence ATGAGACTTGAAAAAATTGAGTATTCACAATTTGATGGTCAACCAAAAGAATGGAAAGTTGATGAATGCAGCTTTGGTTTGACAAATTTAATTATTGGTAAAAATGCAACCGGAAAAACTCGGCTTTTAAACATAATAAGAGGTCTTGCATCCAACATTGCCGAGGGTGGGAAGTTACGTTTCGGGGAGGGAAATTATCGAGCGGAGTTTAGTATTGCAGGAAAGTCATATGTATACTTTTTGAAGTACCATCAGAGAGTCGTGGAATCTGAAAAGCTAATCATTGATAAAGAACTATATTTAACCCGAGATGCAAAAGGGGAAGGGAAATTAAAAGCAGAAAAAGTAGGGGATGATATTGATTTCAAAATTGACAGTGACCAAATTGCCGTAGCGACAAAGAGAGATTCTATCCAACATTCATATCTTGATGATTTACATACTTGGGCAAAAAGTGTTGCCCGATATGATTTTGGTGGTGGGTTAGGAAAAGACCAAATATTACTGAGGCTGGGCGGGGAGGCTAGATCTGATAATGACATAAGAATAGATATTAGAAAAACCGATCAAGTGGTTAGAATTTTTATTCAAGCACTAGAGGAACTTAAAGATAGTTTTTCTCAATCCATACTTGAGGATATGAAGTACTTGGGTTACGAAATTGAAGCTGTAGGCGTTGATGCTCTTGAGGGCATCTCTATCGATTCTCCGTTACCAATATCAGTTTCTGCGCCACCAATTGGTTTATATTTAAAAGAAAGCGATTTGCCAATTGCTACCGGACAACATGAAATGTCCGATGGTATGTTTAGTGCTTTATCTGTCCTTGCACAAGTAAGTTATGCACTTGCCACTAATCAGGTCACTTGTTTGCTTGTTGACGATATAGGACAAGGTCTTGATTATGAACGGTCATCTGCACTCGTGAAGAGGGTGGTTGACAAGGCAGAACGCGCATCTACCCAACTGATTATGACAACGAATGATCGTTTTATTATGAATGCTATTCCTCTGGAAAAGTGGATAGTTTTGGTGAGGACTGGCGGGCTAGTGCAGAACTTAAATTACAGGAATTCAAAAGAGTTATTTGATGAGTTTGATGATACAGGGTTAAATAATTTCGACTTTTTCTCAAGTGGGTATTATAGGAAAAAAACGAAAAAATGA